DNA from Desulfuromonas sp. AOP6:
TGAAGCCCTTTTTGGGGCGGGAATATCGCCGCTGAGAGCCGCTGGTGAATTAACCCCTGCACAATGTGATCAACTCTCCAACGCCTTGAAAGGGGTGCTGATCAAAGCGATCAAGGCCGGTCAGCGCACTCTCGACAGTTTTTACGAGTCGACGGCAGGAGAGAAACCGGGATATTTTCCCGCTGTTTTCGCTGTCTATGGCCGTGACACACAAAAATGCCCTCGCTGCGGGAGCCCTATTGTTAAAACCGTTCAGGCTGGCCGCTCCAGTTATTTCTGTCCTTCCTGTCAGCACTAAGGACTAGACCTTTACGAATATGGTGGATTAACCGGAAGCTTTGTGGAATCATGCCGGCGTTGTCAGTATTTGATACATAACCGATTTTATTGGTTGGAGGGATAATGGTAAATCTTCTCTGGTGGCATTGGATTCTCATAGGGATCATCCTGGTGCTCCTTGAACTGGTGGTTCCATCCTTTACCATCTTCTGGTTTGGCTTGGGGGCACTCCTGACCGGCCTTCTGGTCATGATTTTCCCTGGCCTGGCTCTTGAATGGCAGTTGCTGGTCTTTTCCGCGTTCAGCATCTGTTTTACTATTTTATGGTTCCGTTATTTTCGCCCCCGCAAGAGAGCCTTTTCTGCTGCAATGGACGATAGCCTCGCCGTCGGTCAAACCGGTATTGCCGCCACCAGGGCCGTTGCCCCCGGTGAATCCGGTCGGGTGGTTTTTTCGGTACCCGTCCTCGGCTATGAATCCTGGGAGTATACTGCCGACGAACCAATCAACACGGGTGACCGTCTCCGGGTTGTTGCCGTACTGACTGGTTCGGGGGAAGAAGGAAGTCTTGCTGGTGATGGCAAAATTCTCAAAGTCGAGAAAATCCACTGAAAAATAGCCCCCTGCTTTACATGCCTCGGTTTTGATGTGACAGCTACACTTTTCGTTTCATTGGGTTGATGCCCACAGCCGGTTGTTCCCGGCGTTACGTTCTGCTATTTCACTTGAAGGGAAAATCATGGATATCGCTCTTATCATCATTGGTGCCATTCTATTACTCATCGTCATCACCATCTCTGCCGGTGTCAAGATCGTCCCACAGGGGTATGAATTTGTCATTATGCGGCTCGGCAAATATCAAACGACCCTGAAGCCTGGGCTGAACATCATCATCCCTTACATCGACACCATTGCAGCCAAGGTCACGCGCAAGGATATCTCCCTGGATATCCCCAGCCAGGAAGTCATCACGCGGGATAACGCGGTAATCATCACCAACGCGATTGCTTTTATCAACATTCATACACCGCATAAAGCTATTTTCGGCATCGATCATTACGAACATGCCACTCGCAATCTGGTCATGACTAATCTGCGCGCCATAATCGGTCAGATGGATCTGGATGACGCCCTGAGTTCCCGTGAACAAATTAAAGTCAGGCTTATTCAGGCTATTTCGACGGACCTGGAAGATTGGGGCCTGACTGTCAAGAGTATCGAGATCCAGGACATCAAACCGTCATCAACCATGCAGGCCTCCATGGAACGGCAAGCTGCGGCCGAGAGGATCCGCCGCGCTGCCATAACCGAGGCTGAAGGCGAAAAGCAGGCTGCCATTCTGACCGCTGAAGGCAAAAAACAAGCCTCGATACTGGCAGCGGAAGGGGACCTTGAAGCATCTCGTCGTCAGGCCGAAGCGCGCATCGTGCTGGCTAATGCCACCAAAGATGCTCTGGCGCTGGTACAGCAGGGTATTGGCAGCGAACAGCTGCCGGCGTTGTATCTTCTGGGTGAAAAATATATCGCTGCTCTACAGGAACTGGGTGTTTCCGCCAACGCCAAAACGGTGGTTCTGCCAGCCGATCTGCCGGCGGCCCTGCAGGGAATGTTTGGACTTAAAGGCATGAAGTAAGGTGATGCCTTCAACGGGCAGGTTGAGTTCTTTGTCTCAAACAACTCTCTTTGCCTCTGTGGAGTGTTTTGCCGAGTCCAGGCATCTTGATAAAAGCGAAGAACTGTTGACGTGACTCCAGGTGGGATTTTATGGCGCCGGGTCTAAATGGCGTCATGCCAGAGATGTAGGTCGGCTAAGTGGTGGAAGTGTAATGTATAAAAAAGCGGAAGACCCCTTATTTGGGGGTCTTCCGCTTTTCTGTATCAGGCGTCGGGTGTGGTTTCGAAGCAGAGTGCTTCGTGCAGGTTGACGGTGTGATTTTTAATGCGGCGCAGAGCCACAGCCATGTCGCTGAAAGTCAGTCCTGGCAAAGCTCCGCAGGCACCGGCTCTGGTGCGGGCAAGGTGGGCGTTGCGAATTTCGTCGGCCAGGTCATTGAGCCGACTGGCCTCTTGGCGAATACTGGCCGTGTCGGTGACACCCTCCTCCTTCAGGGCTTCGCTGACATGATTGAAGAAAGCCAGAACCTCATGATGAAAGCGGATGAGATCTTTCCAGGCGTCATCGCTGAAGTCCAGTTCATGTTTCTCCAGCCTCTTCATATAGGAGCAGATTGAGGCAGTATAGTCGGCAATCGATTCGAGTTCGTCGGCAGCTCTCACATAACCGTAGGCCGTGTCTGACTGCTCCTTGCTTGCTTTGCCGGCCTGCATGAGCGTGACGGTGAAGGTGGTAATCTCATGCTGCATAACGTCAGTTTGCTGTTCGATTTCCTTCACTTTCTGATAAAAGCGGTCCCTGCCTTTTAGGTCGCGATGGAGAAGGCTTCCGACATGACGCAGGGCTTTGTGGACGCGACCATGCATCCGGGTCAGTTCCTGCAGCACCATGGAGGCACCCATGGCGACCGGCATGCTGCCTGGTGCGCCAATGTATTTGAAGGGACCTTTTTCACCCCCACCTGTTTCAGGGATGATTCGGGTGACAAGGTTCTCCAGCTGTTTAAGAAAGGGCAACATCACCAGGGTGGCGGTTACGTTGAACATGGAGTGAGCCAGGGCGATATGGGCCGCCGCATAGGGCCGACTCCCTTCTGCGTTGACGAAATCGGCGGCACCTGGCGTAATCATCTCGACCAGGCCGACAAAGGGAGAAAAAATCGCCAAAATGATGAAAACCCCGAGGACATTGAAGGTGCTATGCGCCAGGGCCGCTCGCCTGGCCGTGACGGTGCTGCCGATGGCGGCTAATTGGGCGGTGATGGTCGTGCCGATATTTTCCCCCATGACCAGGGCGATGGCCGTGTGAATGGGAATCGCTCCCGTTGAGGCCAAGGCTATGGTGATGCCCAGCATGGCCGAACTACTCTGCACGACCATGGTCAACGCGCAGCCAATCGCGACGCACCCAAGCAGACTCAATAGCGACTGGGCGTCGAGGATGAGCATGAGATTCATGAAACCATCATGACTGCGCAAGGGCTTGAAGGCGTCGCTCATGATCTCCAGGCCGAAGAAGATCAGACCGAGGGCGACCAGAACCTTGGCGATGGCGGAGATGCGTTCGTTTTTGGAAAAAAGCATCGGAAAGATGCCGAGAGCGACCAGCAGGAGACCGTATTTGCCGACTTTGACGGCCAGGATCCAGCCGGTGATGGTCGTCCCGATATTGGCGCCGAGAATGACGCCTATCGCCTGGCCCAACTGCATGAGCCCGGCATTAGTCAAGCCGACGACCATGACGGTGGTGATGGAGGAGGACTGCACAAAGGCTGTGATGGATAGGCCGACGATCACCGCCAGGATGCGGTTGGAGGTCAGTGAGGAAATTGCTTTGCGTATCAGTCCGCCAGAAAGCATCTGCAGACTGTCCGAAAGGTATTTCATCCCAAGGATGAAAATGCCGAGGCCTCCCAGTACGGTATAGGCCATTTTGAAAGGATCAAGCATAGAATCGGTCTCTCAGTGGTTTTTGGCTATATCTCAACGAGTTTACGCCATGCCTTTTAACTGGAAAAACTGGTGCTGTCAAGGCCGATGTCATGTGCTTTTGTTAAGGTTGACAGCATGAAAAAGCCCCGGAGTGATCTCCGGGGCTTTATTTGGTAAAACAATTGGTTCTGAATGGCTACAGTCCCAGTTTTTTGAAGAAGTCGTTTCCTTTGTCATCCACGAGGATAAAGGCGGGAAAATCTTCAACCTCGATCTTCCAGACTGCTTCCATGCCGAGTTCAGGGAAGTCGATGCACTCGACCTTCTTGATGTTCTCTTCAGCAAGAACGGCTGCAGGTCCCCCAATGGAGCCAAGGTAGAAGCCTCCATGTTTCTTGCAGGCGTCGGTAACCTGCTGGCTGCGGTTGCCCTTGGCGATCATGACCATGGAACCACCGTTTTCCTGTAGCAGGTCGACGTAGGAGTCCATACGGCCAGCGGTGGTCGGCCCGAAGGAACCGGACGGTTTTCCGGCAGGCGTTTTGGCCGGACCGGCGTAGTAGATGGGATGATTCTTCAGGTAGTCGGGCAGCGGTTTGCCGGAGTCGAGGATTTCCTTGAACTTGGCATGAGCGATATCGCGGCCCACCACGATGGTCCCTTGCAGGAGCAAAGGAGCACCAACTTCGAGTTTGGACAGGTCGGCCAGGATATCCTTCATGGGGCGGTTGAGGTCGATACGAGTGCCATGGCCGTGCTTACCGCGGTACTGGTCGGGAATGAGGCGACCCGGGTTGCGGTCCATCTCTTCGACGAAAAGACCCTCGCGGGTGATTTTAGCCTTGATGTTGCGGTCGGCGGAGCAGGAAACAGCCATGCCGACAGGGCAGGAAGCGCCGTGGCGGGGAAGGCGAATGACGCGGACGTCATGGGCGAAATACTTGCCACCGAACTGGGCGCCGATACCGAGTTTCTGCGCGGCTTCGAGCAGTCTGGCTTCGAGTGCCGTATCACGGAACGCCTGGCCATGCTCGTTGCCTTCGGTGGGCAGGCCATCGAGTTCTTTGGCGGTGGCCAGTTTGACTGCTTTCATGCAGGCGTCGGCGCTGGTGCCGCCGATGACGAAGGCGACATGGTAAGGCGGACAGGCGGCGGTGCCGAGATATTTCATCTTTTCAACCAGGAACTTCTCCAGCTTCTCGGGTGTAAGCAGAGCTTTGGTCTCCTGGTAGAGCATGGTCTTGTTGGCGCTGCCGCCCCCTTTGGCCATGAAGAGAAATTTGTAATAGTCGCTATCGGTAGCCATGATGTCGATCTGGGCGGGCAGGTTGGTGCCGGTGTTCTTTTCTTTATACATGTCAAGAGCGACCGTCTGGGAATAGCGCAGGTTCTCTTCGGTGTAGGTTTTGTAAACGCCCTTGGAGAGGTATTCCTCGTCCTTGCAGCCCGTCCATACCTGCTGGCCTTTTTTGGCGACGATGGTGGCGGTGCCGGTGTCCTGGCACGTAGGCAGTTCAAAATTGGCGGAGATTTCCGCGTTGCGCAGAAATGCCATGGCGACGCCGCGATCGTTAGGGGAGGCTTCCGGATCACGCAGAATTTTAGCGACCTGTTCGTTATGTTCGGGACGCAGGAGGAAGGAGACGTCTTTCATCGCCTGATTGGCCAGAACCGTGAGAGCCTCCGGGGCGACCTTTAGTACATCCTTGCCATCGAAGTTGGCCACGGAAACATATTTTTCCGAATCGGGGATCTTGTAGTATTTGGTGGTGTCTTTACCTACGGGGAAGGGATCCTGATACGTGAACTCCGGCATGGTTTTCTCTCCTTTTCATGATATGAAACGCGCGGCAAAAGGCCTCTGCGCTTGAAATGAATGTTCAGCAAGGCAGTATATATAAGTTGGCTACATTTGTCGACACCAAGGTCCGGCCCCAAGAAAAAAATTTTAAAGAATTAATCCTTGTCAAACTTCGGCCGGTCATTGACAATATGCCGAACTCTTTGCGGAAAGGAGTACTTTACATGAGCATCAACCTTAAAGGTCGGCGAGTTGCTGTCGTCGGCGGACTGCGAACCCCTTTTGTCAAAGCGGGCACCTATTTTAAAGATCTTTCTCCCCTGGCAATGTCTACCCATGTGGTGGGAGAGATGCTGTCGCGTTATGGGATAGAGGCTGAAAGTCTTGACGATATTGTCTGGGGGCGGGTCATCCATGACCCCAGAATTTCCAATATCGCCCGGGAGATTGTGCTTGACCTCAAATTACCGGCGCGCATTCGCGGTTACATGGTCTCCAATAACTGCATTACTTCGGCTCACGCCATCGCCAATCTGGCCGATGCCATCGCCGGCGGAAGATCCCAAGCTGGCATCGCCGGGGGCGTCGAATCCATGTCGCAGGCGCCTGTCCTGTTCGGCAGGGATGCTTCCCGTATTTTTTTGGAGGTCGGCCGGGCTTCATCATTAAAGCATCAAGTCAAGGCTCTTCTCCATCTGCGGCCATGGCATTTTCGACCTGAATCTCTGTCTGTCAAGGAGCCATCCACCGGTTTGTCCATGGGGGAACATTGTGAACTCATGGCCAAACAGTGGCAAATCTCCCGACAAACCCAGGACGAGATCGCCCTGCGCAGCCATCAACGGGCTGCCCAGGCTACGGCGGATGGTCGACTCACAGCAGAGATCGCACCTGTCAAGGGCATCGATCGGGACATGATCGTGCGCGGCGATACGAGTATGGAAAAATTAGGTGCGCTCATGCCTGTCTTTGACCGCTCTGAAAGGGGAACCCTTACTGCCGGAAACTCCAGTCCTCTCACGGACGGCGCGGCAGGTGTTCTTCTCATGTCGGAAGAGCGGGCGGCCAGGGAAGGGCGGGAGCCGCTGGCCTTTATCCGGGATATCCAATTTGCAGCCTTGCATCCTGACGACGGTCTGCTGATGGCCCCGGCCATGGCTGTTCCAGCTCTGTTGCGTCGGACCGGCCTCTCGTTGCGCGATATGGATATCGTGGAGATGCATGAGGCCTTCGGAGCCCAGATCGCCTGCAATCTGGCTGCCTGGGAGCAGGGCTGGAAGGATGAGGCCATCGGCGCAGTCGATTCCGCGATCCTCAACCCTCTGGGCAGTTCCCTTGCGGTAGGACACCCCTTTGCGGCAACGGGAGCGCGTATTGTCACCACTCTCGCCGGTGAGATGGCCAGACGAAAATCCCGCTATGGTCTGGTTTCCATCTGTGCGGCCGGGGCCATGGCCGCTGCAATGATTCTGGAAAGAGATTGATCGTTTTTTCTGATATTTGATGTGATCGAGGAAGGCCCTGTATGCAGAAAATGCTCAAACGTATTCTGACCTCCCGCGTTTACGAAGCGGCGCTGGAGACCCCCCTGGAAGAGGCTCTTGTCCTTTCGCGCGCGCTGAACAACCGCATACTTCTTAAACGTGAGGATCTGCAGCCTATCTTCTCTTTTAAATTGCGCGGTGCCTACAATAAGGTAGCTCATCTCGATGAGGAGGAACTTCGATGCGGCGTCATTGCCGCTTCCGCCGGCAACCATGCCCAGGGGGTGGCCTATGCCGCCCGTCAACTCGGCGCCCGGGCCGTGATCATCATGCCGGTGACCACCCCCGCCATCAAGATTGCTGCGGTTCAGGCCTTGGGAGCCGAAGTTGTCCTGCATGGCGACAATTACTCAGAAGCCGCCACCCATTGTCAAAAAATGGTGGAACAGACGGGGATGACATTTATACACCCCTTTGATGACGAACTGGTTATTGCCGGGCAGGGGACCGTAGCCGATGAAATCCTGCGGCAGAGTTCAGGACGACTCGATGCGGTCTTTGTTCCTATCGGCGGCGGCGGTCTCATCAGCGGCATCGCCGCCTATTTCAAGGCGTTGCGGCCCGAGGTGCGCATCATTGGCGTCGAGCCTGTAGATAGCGATGCCATGGCCCGTTCTCTGGAATTGGGGCACCGAGTCATTCTTGACTATGTGGGGATTTTTGCCGATGGGGTGGCGGTCAGGGAAGTCGGCAAGCTGACCTTCGATTATTGCCGCAAATACGTGGACGAGATCATCCGGGTCGATACGGATGAATTATGCAGCGCCATTAAGAGCACCTATGAAGCGACTCGCTCCATTGCCGAGCCGGCCGGGGCGTTGGCGCTGGCTGGCCTTAAAAAATATGTAAGGCAGGAAAAGATCACCGGTCAGACTCTGGTGGCCATCAACTCCGGCGCCAACATGAATTTCGAACGTCTGCGCTATGTGGCCGAAAGAACCCAGATCGGCGAAAAGCAGGAGGCACTTTTTGCCGTGACCATCCCCGAGCGTCCGGGCGCTTTGAAGCACTTCTGCAGTGACCTGGTCGGTGGTCGCAACATTACAGAATTCAATTATCGTCTGTCCAGTCGCAAGGGGGCCCATATTTTTGTTGGTCTCTCCATCAAGGATGAGGAGGAAAGGGCGACTTTCTCGCGTCAGTTGGCTGAAAAAGGCTACGAAAACCTGGATCTCACGGATAACGACCTGGCCAAAACCCATATCCGCTACATGGTCGGCGGCCGTTCTGCCGAAGTCGGTCAGGAAGTTCTCTACCGCTTCTGGTTTCCTGAACGTCCCGGCGCCCTCAGTCGGTTCCTGACCTCCATGGGAGCCAGCTGGAATATCTCTCTCTTCCATTATCGTCTGCAGGGCGGGGATTACGGCCGCGTCCTCATCGGCCTGGAGATCCCACCCGGCGATCAGGAAGAGTTTCAACGCTTTCTTGATTCTCTCGGTTACCGTTTTATGGAAGAGACCGATAACCCGGCTTATCAACTCTTTCTTTAAATTCTTTACTCTGCTTTCCTTCCATACCTCAGGTTTTTGTTGTTGCTTTGCGGTCTGGACTTAATAATTGACAGAATCGCTCAGGTATGTTAATCGTGAGGCAACTGGCAGTTAATCCCACGATGTAAGGAGCCTGATGTGTTAGCTACCCTGAAAGAGGATCTGAAGGCCGTATTTGACCGCGATCCCGCTGTGCGCAGTGCCATGGAGGTCGTGTTCTGTTATCCGGGTTTTCACGCCCTGCTTTTTTATCGTCTTGCCCATGCGTTATGGATCAGGAACTTTTACTTTTTGGGCCGGCTGATCTCCCAAATGGGACGATTTTTTACCGGCATTGAAATTCATCCCGGTGCCAAAATCGGGCGGGGATTCTTTATCGACCACGGCATGGGTGTCGTTATTGGTGAAACGGCTGAAATTGGCAACAACTGCACTCTCTATCACGGTGTCACCCTTGGCGGGACAAGCTGGGCCAAGGAAAAACGTCATCCCACTCTGGGGGACAATGTTGTCGTCGGTTCCGGTGCCAAAATTCTCGGGCCTTTCACCGTGGGAGACAATAGCAAGATCGGCTCCAATTCGGTTGTCGTCAAGGAAGTCCCCCCCAACTCCACGGTCGTCGGCGTGCCTGGACGGGTGGTGATGTCTGAGGGGCAGTCCGTTACCCGGGCTGACCTCGAACATGGACAACTGCCGGACCCTGAAGCCAAGGCCATTTCCTGCCTCTTCGACCAGATCCGTAACCTGGAACGGAGAGTTAAAGCTGTGACTGAAGAACAGGAGCGGCTGAAAGGTCAAATGACTGAAAAAGAAAAGACGGAGAGGGGCTGATGCGTCTTTCCACGAAAGCGCAATACGCGGTCAGGGCCATGGTCAGTCTGCATCTTCACACCCAGGGATCACCTGTTTCGCTCAAAGAAATTGCTTCCAGGGAGGAGATCTCTCTAACCTACCTGGAACAGCTCTTTGTCAAGTTGCGCCGGGGCGGTATCGTGGACAGCGTGCGGGGGCCGGGTGGGGGCTATGTCCTGGCCAGGTCCGCCGACGAGATTCGGGTCGACCAGATTATCGACAGCGTCGAGGAAACCCTGGTGCCTGTCTCCTGCATGGATGACCAGGGACGTTGCAGCTGTACGGACCATTGCGTGACCCACAGTGTGTGGCAGGGGTTGGGGGAAAGGATTCGTACCTTCCTGGCCTCCATGACTCTCGCCGACCTGACTCGCGAAGCCAATGACAAGATTCTTGACCGCCAGGGGCGGCTCAATGAGAATTCACGATGAGATGGAGGATGG
Protein-coding regions in this window:
- a CDS encoding NfeD family protein encodes the protein MVNLLWWHWILIGIILVLLELVVPSFTIFWFGLGALLTGLLVMIFPGLALEWQLLVFSAFSICFTILWFRYFRPRKRAFSAAMDDSLAVGQTGIAATRAVAPGESGRVVFSVPVLGYESWEYTADEPINTGDRLRVVAVLTGSGEEGSLAGDGKILKVEKIH
- a CDS encoding SPFH domain-containing protein, producing MDIALIIIGAILLLIVITISAGVKIVPQGYEFVIMRLGKYQTTLKPGLNIIIPYIDTIAAKVTRKDISLDIPSQEVITRDNAVIITNAIAFINIHTPHKAIFGIDHYEHATRNLVMTNLRAIIGQMDLDDALSSREQIKVRLIQAISTDLEDWGLTVKSIEIQDIKPSSTMQASMERQAAAERIRRAAITEAEGEKQAAILTAEGKKQASILAAEGDLEASRRQAEARIVLANATKDALALVQQGIGSEQLPALYLLGEKYIAALQELGVSANAKTVVLPADLPAALQGMFGLKGMK
- a CDS encoding Na/Pi cotransporter family protein, which encodes MLDPFKMAYTVLGGLGIFILGMKYLSDSLQMLSGGLIRKAISSLTSNRILAVIVGLSITAFVQSSSITTVMVVGLTNAGLMQLGQAIGVILGANIGTTITGWILAVKVGKYGLLLVALGIFPMLFSKNERISAIAKVLVALGLIFFGLEIMSDAFKPLRSHDGFMNLMLILDAQSLLSLLGCVAIGCALTMVVQSSSAMLGITIALASTGAIPIHTAIALVMGENIGTTITAQLAAIGSTVTARRAALAHSTFNVLGVFIILAIFSPFVGLVEMITPGAADFVNAEGSRPYAAAHIALAHSMFNVTATLVMLPFLKQLENLVTRIIPETGGGEKGPFKYIGAPGSMPVAMGASMVLQELTRMHGRVHKALRHVGSLLHRDLKGRDRFYQKVKEIEQQTDVMQHEITTFTVTLMQAGKASKEQSDTAYGYVRAADELESIADYTASICSYMKRLEKHELDFSDDAWKDLIRFHHEVLAFFNHVSEALKEEGVTDTASIRQEASRLNDLADEIRNAHLARTRAGACGALPGLTFSDMAVALRRIKNHTVNLHEALCFETTPDA
- a CDS encoding fumarate hydratase; protein product: MPEFTYQDPFPVGKDTTKYYKIPDSEKYVSVANFDGKDVLKVAPEALTVLANQAMKDVSFLLRPEHNEQVAKILRDPEASPNDRGVAMAFLRNAEISANFELPTCQDTGTATIVAKKGQQVWTGCKDEEYLSKGVYKTYTEENLRYSQTVALDMYKEKNTGTNLPAQIDIMATDSDYYKFLFMAKGGGSANKTMLYQETKALLTPEKLEKFLVEKMKYLGTAACPPYHVAFVIGGTSADACMKAVKLATAKELDGLPTEGNEHGQAFRDTALEARLLEAAQKLGIGAQFGGKYFAHDVRVIRLPRHGASCPVGMAVSCSADRNIKAKITREGLFVEEMDRNPGRLIPDQYRGKHGHGTRIDLNRPMKDILADLSKLEVGAPLLLQGTIVVGRDIAHAKFKEILDSGKPLPDYLKNHPIYYAGPAKTPAGKPSGSFGPTTAGRMDSYVDLLQENGGSMVMIAKGNRSQQVTDACKKHGGFYLGSIGGPAAVLAEENIKKVECIDFPELGMEAVWKIEVEDFPAFILVDDKGNDFFKKLGL
- a CDS encoding acetyl-CoA C-acyltransferase, yielding MSINLKGRRVAVVGGLRTPFVKAGTYFKDLSPLAMSTHVVGEMLSRYGIEAESLDDIVWGRVIHDPRISNIAREIVLDLKLPARIRGYMVSNNCITSAHAIANLADAIAGGRSQAGIAGGVESMSQAPVLFGRDASRIFLEVGRASSLKHQVKALLHLRPWHFRPESLSVKEPSTGLSMGEHCELMAKQWQISRQTQDEIALRSHQRAAQATADGRLTAEIAPVKGIDRDMIVRGDTSMEKLGALMPVFDRSERGTLTAGNSSPLTDGAAGVLLMSEERAAREGREPLAFIRDIQFAALHPDDGLLMAPAMAVPALLRRTGLSLRDMDIVEMHEAFGAQIACNLAAWEQGWKDEAIGAVDSAILNPLGSSLAVGHPFAATGARIVTTLAGEMARRKSRYGLVSICAAGAMAAAMILERD
- the ilvA gene encoding threonine ammonia-lyase, biosynthetic, whose product is MQKMLKRILTSRVYEAALETPLEEALVLSRALNNRILLKREDLQPIFSFKLRGAYNKVAHLDEEELRCGVIAASAGNHAQGVAYAARQLGARAVIIMPVTTPAIKIAAVQALGAEVVLHGDNYSEAATHCQKMVEQTGMTFIHPFDDELVIAGQGTVADEILRQSSGRLDAVFVPIGGGGLISGIAAYFKALRPEVRIIGVEPVDSDAMARSLELGHRVILDYVGIFADGVAVREVGKLTFDYCRKYVDEIIRVDTDELCSAIKSTYEATRSIAEPAGALALAGLKKYVRQEKITGQTLVAINSGANMNFERLRYVAERTQIGEKQEALFAVTIPERPGALKHFCSDLVGGRNITEFNYRLSSRKGAHIFVGLSIKDEEERATFSRQLAEKGYENLDLTDNDLAKTHIRYMVGGRSAEVGQEVLYRFWFPERPGALSRFLTSMGASWNISLFHYRLQGGDYGRVLIGLEIPPGDQEEFQRFLDSLGYRFMEETDNPAYQLFL
- the cysE gene encoding serine O-acetyltransferase, coding for MLATLKEDLKAVFDRDPAVRSAMEVVFCYPGFHALLFYRLAHALWIRNFYFLGRLISQMGRFFTGIEIHPGAKIGRGFFIDHGMGVVIGETAEIGNNCTLYHGVTLGGTSWAKEKRHPTLGDNVVVGSGAKILGPFTVGDNSKIGSNSVVVKEVPPNSTVVGVPGRVVMSEGQSVTRADLEHGQLPDPEAKAISCLFDQIRNLERRVKAVTEEQERLKGQMTEKEKTERG
- a CDS encoding Rrf2 family transcriptional regulator; this encodes MRLSTKAQYAVRAMVSLHLHTQGSPVSLKEIASREEISLTYLEQLFVKLRRGGIVDSVRGPGGGYVLARSADEIRVDQIIDSVEETLVPVSCMDDQGRCSCTDHCVTHSVWQGLGERIRTFLASMTLADLTREANDKILDRQGRLNENSR